The following proteins are encoded in a genomic region of Candidatus Diapherotrites archaeon:
- a CDS encoding HD domain-containing protein has product MAVMSVKSCLDLLEKHGVPQHIVAHSLKVHEVAMFLAERMDAKGVKVNKAVVSASALLHDIDKHYSFSNPEIHGEKSFEILVGEGMPKVAEIVKKHMLGTILKEGGEGLNSLEAKIVFYADKRVRHDSLVSLGERFAYLFNRYGVKGNAFRETIEKAYPAVLGLEKELLAMAGCDETLGGMGA; this is encoded by the coding sequence ATGGCCGTGATGTCAGTTAAAAGCTGCCTTGACCTGCTTGAAAAGCACGGTGTTCCACAGCACATTGTCGCGCATTCCCTGAAAGTGCACGAAGTGGCGATGTTCCTGGCGGAGCGCATGGATGCGAAAGGCGTTAAAGTCAACAAGGCGGTGGTGAGCGCATCGGCTTTGCTGCACGACATCGACAAGCATTACTCTTTTTCAAACCCGGAAATCCACGGCGAAAAGTCGTTTGAAATTCTCGTCGGGGAAGGCATGCCGAAGGTCGCGGAAATAGTCAAAAAGCACATGCTTGGCACCATACTCAAGGAAGGCGGCGAGGGCCTGAATTCGCTTGAGGCAAAAATCGTCTTTTACGCCGACAAGAGGGTAAGGCATGACTCCCTTGTTTCGCTTGGCGAACGGTTCGCATACCTTTTCAACCGCTATGGCGTGAAGGGAAACGCTTTCAGGGAAACAATCGAAAAAGCCTATCCGGCGGTCCTAGGACTGGAAAAGGAACTCCTTGCCATGGCCGGCTGCGACGAAACACTGGGTGGAATGGGTGCCTGA
- a CDS encoding 50S ribosomal protein L15e: MKAIQQTFEKEFGGKKDKAYDYKAILRQRIIAYRNEPEAIVRVEKPTNLPRARKLGYKAKEGFVVARVRIRKGGGQHLRPNAGRRPKRMGITRLTRNLSIQAIAEARAAKKYANCEVLNSYYVGEDGQRKYFEVILVDVAHPAIIADKNLEWITFPVHKGRANRGLTAKGKKSRGHWNKGEGTEKSRPSKRAAQKKKQK, encoded by the coding sequence ATGAAAGCAATCCAGCAGACGTTTGAAAAGGAATTCGGCGGCAAGAAGGACAAGGCCTACGATTACAAGGCTATCCTGAGGCAGCGCATAATCGCGTACAGGAACGAGCCGGAAGCCATTGTGAGGGTTGAAAAGCCGACAAACCTGCCGAGGGCAAGGAAATTAGGCTACAAGGCCAAGGAAGGCTTTGTGGTTGCAAGGGTGCGCATCCGCAAGGGCGGCGGCCAGCACCTGCGCCCGAACGCTGGCAGAAGGCCAAAGCGCATGGGCATAACAAGGCTGACGCGCAACCTGTCAATCCAGGCCATTGCGGAAGCAAGGGCGGCCAAAAAGTATGCCAACTGCGAAGTTTTGAACTCTTATTATGTCGGCGAGGACGGCCAGCGCAAATACTTTGAAGTAATCCTTGTTGATGTGGCGCATCCGGCAATCATTGCCGACAAGAACCTTGAATGGATTACCTTTCCAGTCCACAAAGGCAGGGCGAACCGCGGCCTGACTGCAAAAGGCAAGAAGTCAAGGGGCCACTGGAACAAAGGCGAGGGAACTGAAAAGTCAAGGCCTTCAAAGCGCGCCGCGCAGAAAAAGAAGCAGAAGTAA